A section of the Halogranum gelatinilyticum genome encodes:
- a CDS encoding endo-1,4-beta-xylanase — translation MTNDSSQLSGKRRLFLKSLGALGVSAAVGSTAAAQSSSSALDNYHQTLRAELTASARQQKSLPDGTYVYGETEDAATEAFTPRGGATTETVTVDTDAVPITTGEQLTVSAGTEDPSAIAYSGAVSDHEFSEGDLLLGVAYVRSDADDAEAHAAFGYRAPDAAGNTPVAENFVQRGAEIAPTGEWMRYFFPIEVGAKPSSDAVPTLEFWAGYGAQSIEFGGVALFDYSDGDISLGNLPPYDYEGRDEDAEWREAAHERIEEIRKTDMEVEVLNPGGQPMNDATVEVEMAEHAFDFGTAVSVEHITGDSEDDERYREVFQENFNKATIENGLKFPAWEGDWDIDNEATQATLDWLNDRDFPVRGHHLLWEQANPDGGGGMSLEKDLSEYTADEVDELVSEKIRSHAVEFEDDVAEWDMHNHPIWQSNFRDKEGLGWEAVDKWWDIADENSDHELHTNEMGVVGGAWQRSQYYDYITHLVENDYPLDGIGFMAHHQQQWNQMLDIENMIAGFDDFSEFGVPLIITEFDIQIFSRRNAQDVAVQRDYLRDFLTVAFSKPAVEALISWGFWEDDHWRPTGAYYDSDWTLREHGEKFLELVYDEWWTEETGETDDDGVYATRGFKGEYEISAEKGALSGETTVTVDDDTDTVTVELETPGNGNGNGNGNGKENKGKGNGKGNGN, via the coding sequence ATGACGAACGATAGTTCACAACTCAGTGGCAAGCGACGACTGTTCTTGAAATCACTTGGCGCGCTCGGCGTCTCGGCTGCCGTCGGGTCGACCGCGGCCGCTCAGTCCTCGTCATCGGCACTCGACAACTACCACCAGACGCTTCGGGCAGAACTGACCGCCTCGGCCAGACAGCAGAAATCCCTCCCCGACGGGACGTACGTCTACGGCGAGACGGAGGATGCAGCGACGGAGGCGTTCACACCGCGGGGCGGCGCGACGACGGAAACAGTCACCGTCGACACGGACGCTGTACCGATCACGACGGGCGAGCAGCTGACGGTCTCGGCGGGCACCGAGGACCCCTCGGCTATCGCCTACAGCGGTGCCGTCTCCGACCACGAGTTCAGCGAGGGCGACCTCCTGCTCGGCGTCGCCTACGTCCGCAGCGACGCCGACGATGCCGAGGCACACGCCGCCTTCGGCTACCGCGCACCCGACGCTGCTGGCAACACTCCCGTTGCAGAGAACTTCGTCCAGCGGGGCGCGGAGATCGCCCCGACCGGCGAGTGGATGCGCTACTTCTTCCCCATCGAAGTCGGCGCGAAACCGAGTTCCGACGCCGTCCCGACGCTGGAGTTCTGGGCCGGATACGGCGCGCAGAGCATCGAGTTCGGTGGCGTCGCCCTCTTCGACTACAGTGACGGCGACATCTCACTCGGAAACCTCCCGCCGTACGACTACGAGGGGCGCGACGAGGACGCCGAATGGCGGGAAGCCGCCCACGAACGCATCGAGGAGATCCGCAAGACGGACATGGAAGTCGAGGTGCTCAACCCCGGCGGCCAGCCGATGAACGACGCGACCGTCGAGGTCGAGATGGCCGAGCACGCCTTCGACTTCGGGACTGCCGTCTCCGTCGAACACATCACTGGCGACAGCGAGGACGACGAACGCTACCGCGAGGTCTTCCAGGAGAACTTCAACAAGGCGACCATCGAGAACGGTCTAAAGTTCCCCGCGTGGGAGGGTGACTGGGACATCGACAACGAAGCGACGCAGGCCACGCTCGACTGGCTGAACGACCGTGACTTCCCGGTTCGCGGCCACCACCTCCTGTGGGAGCAGGCCAACCCCGACGGCGGCGGTGGGATGAGTCTGGAAAAGGACCTCTCGGAATACACGGCCGACGAGGTCGACGAGCTCGTCTCCGAGAAGATCCGGAGCCACGCGGTGGAGTTCGAGGACGACGTCGCCGAGTGGGACATGCACAACCACCCCATCTGGCAGTCGAACTTCCGCGACAAGGAGGGACTCGGTTGGGAGGCCGTCGACAAGTGGTGGGACATCGCCGACGAGAACTCCGACCACGAACTCCACACCAACGAGATGGGCGTCGTCGGTGGTGCGTGGCAGCGGAGCCAGTACTACGACTACATCACCCACCTCGTCGAGAACGACTATCCGCTCGACGGCATCGGCTTCATGGCCCACCACCAACAGCAGTGGAACCAGATGCTCGACATCGAGAACATGATCGCGGGCTTCGACGACTTCTCGGAGTTCGGTGTCCCCCTCATCATCACCGAGTTCGACATCCAGATCTTCAGCCGTCGGAATGCCCAGGACGTCGCGGTCCAGCGCGACTACCTGCGTGACTTCCTGACGGTGGCGTTCAGCAAGCCTGCCGTCGAGGCACTCATCTCGTGGGGCTTCTGGGAAGACGACCACTGGCGGCCGACCGGTGCCTACTACGACTCCGACTGGACGCTCCGCGAGCACGGCGAGAAGTTCCTCGAACTCGTCTACGACGAGTGGTGGACCGAGGAGACCGGCGAGACCGACGACGACGGCGTCTACGCCACCCGCGGCTTCAAGGGCGAGTACGAGATCTCCGCCGAGAAGGGCGCGCTCTCCGGCGAAACGACCGTCACGGTCGACGACGACACCGACACCGTGACCGTCGAGTTGGAGACGCCCGGCAATGGCAACGGTAACGGAAACGGCAACGGCAAGGAAAACAAGGGCAAGGGCAACGGCAAGGGTAACGGAAACTGA
- a CDS encoding alpha-glucuronidase family glycosyl hydrolase: MNQYDSCWLRYERVPDGRLDSYRRRCRHAYIAEKAPELSAVRDELRRALPDLLGSDPHLWQHPPTTADGFLAIGTPDDMAMIAESVPTDVVDDLADGGYLLKSVTWNGQDCLVVTASTDRGLVYGTFHLLRLLNTHEPVDDLDVREEPAYENRLLNQWDTPFHRSVERGYGGESIFDWERLPDLRPRYEDYARLLASVGVNGIVFNNVNTTKPERASANAAFDAFEGWQLLESHRLEAFTSLASVFRRYGIRPYLSVNFAAPMLVGDLDTADPLDEEVQAWWREKADEIYELVPDFGGFLVKADSEGQPGPYDYGRDHVDGANAIARALEPHGGRVWWRAFVYGTHEDRAVQAYDTFEPLDGDFDDNVTVQIKNGPIDFQPREPVSTLFGAMPETDLGLELQITQEYTGQGVHATYHLPMWEEIFDFDTHADGPGSPVHSLFRDDGEGVVGVGSVGEDHSWTGTYLAQANLYAFGRVAWDPEASAEAVTEEWVRQTFGGDEEVVDTVTRILHDSWEACIDYETGGLGLMHMMHNGEEYLENHYYPSPEEWPGYHGATEEGIGVDRTSTGSGYAGQYRDPVAERYESVEDCPEELLLFFHHLPWTHELADGTTVVQRLYDNCFAGVEETKRLRDEWQSLEGEIDERRFRHVAERFEEQVAQAERWRDVLTDYFYDYSSVADEQGRVGDD; encoded by the coding sequence ATGAATCAGTACGACAGCTGCTGGCTCCGGTACGAGCGCGTCCCCGACGGACGTCTCGACTCGTACCGACGTCGGTGTCGACACGCGTACATCGCGGAGAAAGCACCCGAACTGAGCGCCGTTCGCGACGAACTCCGGCGCGCGCTCCCCGACCTGCTCGGGAGTGACCCACATCTCTGGCAACATCCCCCCACAACAGCCGACGGCTTTCTCGCCATCGGGACGCCCGACGACATGGCGATGATCGCCGAGTCGGTCCCGACGGACGTCGTCGACGACCTCGCCGACGGCGGCTATCTGTTGAAGTCGGTGACGTGGAATGGCCAGGACTGTCTCGTCGTTACCGCCTCGACTGACCGCGGGTTGGTGTACGGAACGTTTCACCTCTTACGCCTCCTGAACACACACGAACCCGTCGACGACCTCGACGTGCGTGAGGAACCGGCCTACGAGAACCGACTGCTCAACCAGTGGGACACACCCTTCCACCGGTCGGTCGAGCGCGGCTACGGCGGCGAGTCTATCTTCGACTGGGAGCGACTGCCCGACCTCCGACCGCGGTACGAGGATTACGCGCGACTCCTCGCCTCCGTCGGCGTCAACGGCATCGTCTTCAACAACGTCAACACGACGAAGCCGGAGCGAGCGAGCGCGAACGCCGCCTTCGACGCCTTCGAGGGCTGGCAACTGCTCGAATCACACCGGCTGGAAGCCTTCACGAGTCTCGCGTCAGTGTTCCGTCGCTATGGGATTCGGCCGTATCTCTCGGTCAACTTCGCCGCGCCGATGCTCGTCGGCGACCTCGACACGGCTGATCCGCTGGACGAGGAGGTCCAGGCGTGGTGGCGCGAGAAGGCCGACGAGATCTACGAACTCGTTCCTGACTTCGGGGGCTTTCTCGTCAAGGCCGACTCGGAGGGACAGCCCGGCCCGTACGACTACGGCCGCGACCACGTCGACGGCGCGAACGCTATCGCACGCGCGTTGGAACCACACGGTGGCCGAGTCTGGTGGCGTGCCTTCGTCTACGGAACCCACGAGGACCGCGCAGTACAGGCCTACGACACCTTCGAACCGCTCGACGGCGACTTCGACGACAACGTCACCGTCCAGATCAAGAACGGTCCCATCGACTTCCAGCCGCGCGAGCCGGTGTCGACGCTCTTCGGCGCGATGCCCGAGACGGACCTCGGACTAGAACTGCAGATCACCCAGGAGTACACCGGGCAGGGCGTCCACGCGACCTACCATCTCCCGATGTGGGAGGAGATATTCGACTTCGACACACACGCCGACGGGCCGGGGTCGCCAGTCCATTCACTGTTCCGCGACGACGGCGAGGGCGTCGTCGGCGTCGGCAGCGTCGGTGAGGACCACAGCTGGACGGGGACGTACCTCGCACAGGCGAACCTCTACGCCTTCGGCCGAGTTGCGTGGGACCCCGAGGCGTCCGCCGAGGCGGTCACGGAGGAGTGGGTCCGCCAGACCTTCGGCGGCGACGAGGAAGTCGTCGACACGGTGACTCGCATCCTCCACGACTCGTGGGAGGCCTGCATCGACTACGAGACGGGCGGGCTCGGTCTCATGCACATGATGCACAACGGCGAGGAGTATCTGGAGAACCACTACTACCCCTCGCCCGAGGAGTGGCCGGGCTACCACGGCGCGACCGAGGAGGGCATCGGCGTCGACCGGACGAGCACGGGCAGCGGCTACGCCGGCCAGTACCGCGACCCGGTCGCCGAACGGTACGAGTCCGTCGAGGACTGCCCCGAGGAGCTCCTGTTGTTCTTCCACCATCTGCCGTGGACCCACGAACTCGCCGACGGGACGACTGTCGTCCAACGGCTCTACGACAACTGCTTTGCGGGCGTCGAGGAGACCAAGCGACTCCGCGACGAGTGGCAGTCGCTCGAGGGCGAGATCGACGAACGGCGGTTCCGGCACGTCGCCGAACGGTTCGAGGAACAGGTCGCGCAGGCCGAACGCTGGCGTGACGTCCTCACAGACTACTTCTACGACTACTCGAGCGTCGCGGACGAGCAGGGCCGCGTCGGCGACGACTGA
- a CDS encoding HEAT repeat domain-containing protein: MTTDSSKPLDGIAPEETTPDDVDDAEIRAALASSSPLVRQRGVEVLGSLAAQDLDAVDPFLDEIATATADDNVAIALRAIGVLDTVAVNDPTRLDGRLDDLVSVLDSELVDVQLTGGRVLATLVVEQPELVSPYVRELVAAIRATELDENPQNFGEVVSDPVTRQTLEQHEQGERDRRLDSRRTLVNVVVAVAETDPDAAVEAVDDLVALLDDVDPTVAGGAVDALGELAASHPDAVAPVVDRLVDCLDHYHTLVRARAIRALGYLGEESTVSALQEVAENDDDEDVRELAADTAEFITEKQ; the protein is encoded by the coding sequence ATGACCACGGACTCGTCGAAGCCACTCGATGGTATCGCCCCCGAAGAGACGACACCCGACGACGTGGACGACGCGGAGATTCGTGCCGCGCTCGCCTCGTCCAGCCCACTGGTCCGCCAACGGGGCGTCGAAGTCCTCGGCTCGCTGGCCGCACAGGATCTCGACGCCGTCGACCCGTTCCTCGACGAGATCGCGACGGCGACCGCCGATGACAACGTCGCCATCGCGCTGCGAGCTATCGGCGTCCTCGACACCGTCGCCGTCAACGACCCGACGCGACTCGACGGCCGGCTCGACGACCTCGTCTCCGTCCTCGACTCCGAGCTCGTCGACGTCCAGCTCACGGGCGGGCGGGTCCTCGCGACGCTCGTCGTCGAACAGCCCGAGCTCGTCAGTCCGTACGTGCGCGAACTCGTTGCGGCCATCCGCGCCACCGAACTCGACGAGAACCCGCAGAACTTCGGCGAAGTCGTCTCCGACCCGGTGACCCGCCAGACGCTCGAACAACACGAACAGGGCGAGCGCGACCGACGGCTGGACAGCCGTCGCACCCTCGTCAACGTCGTCGTCGCCGTCGCCGAGACCGACCCGGACGCGGCGGTCGAGGCGGTCGACGACCTCGTCGCGCTTCTGGACGACGTCGACCCCACGGTTGCGGGCGGCGCGGTCGACGCACTCGGCGAACTCGCGGCGAGCCATCCCGACGCCGTCGCCCCCGTCGTCGACCGGCTCGTCGACTGCCTCGACCACTACCACACTCTCGTGCGTGCGCGAGCGATCCGGGCACTCGGCTATCTCGGTGAGGAGTCGACGGTGTCGGCACTTCAGGAGGTAGCCGAGAACGACGACGACGAGGACGTGCGAGAACTGGCGGCCGATACGGCCGAGTTCATCACAGAAAAACAGTAG
- a CDS encoding CRTAC1 family protein — MSGRAGRRRTLTLATLALTVLVVSAGCLGAVGGAGVDTDIQFEESTESSGLDYQTDGGGAGNGDDGVYVADYDNDGWQDVLAVGGERPALFRNTGGEFARVESFPEFGDAVKGALFVDYDGDGWEDLLVLRSHAEPVLLHNDDGTFERSDTDLGNLTYPMGATAADYDGDGDTDILVYQSGDWVDRKPEGYFSLYQFVDEDNGNRNVLYENTDDGFERVEDSGLSEADRWSLAASFVDLNDDGLPDVHVANDYNTDAIYLNQGDGSFEERVLRGNTSRNGMSSEIADVNGDGRQDVFTTNIYLPLDEVEDKERHERLRLLFGNVLKSGRTKGNTLMINDGSGNLTDRAVKYGVREGGWGWAASLTDLDNDGDRDLIHATQYVTQIDPDDPHYTYPMLFERDGDEFRNLDASERNLTEHDGRGLVTLDYDRDGDRDVIVAPYDGTVTVYENVGVGDAANSVAFRVVDDAGSTVYGAEVVASTPGGETVVQQTVQSDFLSQESRVTHLGLGSREQVDLTVTWPDGTERTYEDVAANQRLRITKNGVETVVAYDESNESD; from the coding sequence ATGAGTGGGCGAGCAGGCCGCCGACGAACCCTCACGCTCGCGACGCTCGCGCTCACAGTCCTCGTCGTGAGTGCGGGCTGTCTCGGCGCGGTAGGCGGAGCGGGCGTCGACACGGACATCCAGTTCGAGGAGTCGACCGAATCCTCGGGGCTGGACTACCAGACCGACGGTGGCGGCGCGGGCAACGGTGACGACGGCGTCTACGTCGCCGACTACGACAACGACGGCTGGCAGGACGTCCTCGCCGTCGGCGGCGAGCGGCCCGCGCTGTTCCGCAACACCGGCGGCGAGTTCGCGCGCGTCGAGAGCTTCCCCGAGTTCGGCGACGCGGTCAAAGGCGCGCTGTTCGTCGACTACGACGGCGACGGCTGGGAGGACCTGCTCGTGTTGCGCTCGCACGCCGAGCCGGTCCTGTTGCACAACGACGACGGGACGTTCGAACGGTCGGATACCGACCTCGGCAATCTGACCTATCCGATGGGTGCGACCGCAGCCGACTACGACGGCGACGGCGACACCGACATTCTGGTCTACCAGTCGGGCGACTGGGTCGACCGCAAGCCCGAGGGCTACTTCAGCCTCTATCAGTTCGTCGACGAGGACAACGGCAACCGGAACGTCCTCTACGAGAACACCGACGACGGCTTCGAGCGCGTCGAGGACTCCGGCCTGAGCGAGGCCGACCGGTGGAGTCTCGCGGCGAGCTTCGTCGACCTGAACGACGACGGCCTGCCGGACGTCCACGTCGCCAACGACTACAATACCGACGCGATCTACCTGAACCAGGGCGACGGCAGCTTCGAGGAGCGCGTCCTGCGCGGCAACACCTCGCGTAACGGGATGTCTTCGGAGATCGCCGACGTGAACGGCGACGGCCGCCAGGACGTGTTCACGACGAACATCTATCTGCCGCTCGACGAGGTCGAGGACAAGGAGCGCCACGAGCGGCTGAGACTGCTCTTCGGCAACGTCCTCAAATCCGGCCGGACGAAGGGCAACACGCTGATGATCAACGACGGCTCGGGTAATCTGACCGACCGCGCGGTCAAGTACGGCGTTCGAGAGGGCGGCTGGGGCTGGGCAGCGAGTCTGACCGACCTCGACAACGACGGCGACCGTGACCTGATCCACGCGACTCAGTACGTCACCCAGATCGACCCGGATGACCCCCACTACACCTATCCGATGCTGTTCGAGCGCGACGGCGACGAGTTCCGGAATCTCGACGCCTCCGAGCGCAACCTGACCGAACACGACGGCCGCGGGCTGGTGACGCTCGACTACGACCGTGACGGCGACCGCGACGTCATCGTCGCACCCTACGACGGGACGGTGACCGTCTACGAGAACGTCGGCGTCGGCGACGCGGCCAACAGCGTCGCCTTCCGCGTCGTCGACGACGCTGGCTCGACCGTCTACGGGGCGGAGGTCGTCGCCTCCACGCCCGGCGGCGAGACGGTCGTCCAGCAGACGGTCCAGTCGGACTTCCTCTCACAGGAGAGCCGCGTCACCCATCTCGGTCTCGGGAGTCGCGAGCAGGTCGACCTGACCGTCACCTGGCCCGACGGGACCGAACGCACATACGAGGACGTCGCGGCCAACCAACGGCTGCGAATCACCAAAAACGGCGTGGAGACCGTCGTCGCCTACGACGAGTCGAACGAGTCGGATTGA
- a CDS encoding ABC transporter substrate-binding protein, whose translation MSRRRLLAAAGASGVAALAGCSGGNTEPTDSGSGSGSGSGDTTDESGESGMSVADASFSNAYTGNPVDLHFNASATQNFAWPAGRAVFAPFLKYSFNNSEFMYGALSDLQIEDQEVTMTFRDDLTWSNGDEWTTEDLEVQLQLAQKTGSSLFGYVDDFEMVDDKTGKLILSGPTNPQIIKFELTNFFVDTKAETHEQWLDAPEADFLQWAWEDPVASGMFQFENKDQQAFEFSRNPEFYKSDNVNFESYLLESYGGNTAQHQALISGTEVDASTSLFTPPEIADRFPDHVVEVNIPAKWGYGIVFNHNDPHFGKRNVRQAVAHVINRQALVDNAGPRTKFTAPIPCGIAPRDQEYWLGDWYDDFETYGADETQAEQATQLLEEAGYTKVDGTWQDSEGETLGGEYFSPSGWTDWTTMTQTVVSQLNEFGFDFSVSTKPTNDWFGQYSNSNFSMGSLYWLPGGSRSSFPYFPLYYQLWATDIGGGHGYREKADSEQTIPSRDGGETTLNPLEVTRNIARQANDDESRPYVQQAAWHNHIELPFLGLVSKFEQSWVTDDEWTVASEDSPNRRVKWPPFWWVHEGELQYQG comes from the coding sequence ATGAGCCGCCGGAGGCTGCTGGCGGCGGCCGGAGCGTCCGGGGTTGCGGCCCTCGCAGGCTGTTCCGGTGGAAATACCGAACCGACAGATTCGGGTTCCGGTTCTGGTTCCGGTTCGGGGGACACAACAGACGAGTCGGGTGAGTCGGGGATGTCCGTCGCCGATGCGTCGTTCTCCAACGCCTACACGGGCAACCCGGTCGACCTCCACTTCAACGCCTCGGCAACCCAGAACTTCGCCTGGCCTGCCGGGCGAGCCGTGTTCGCGCCGTTCCTGAAGTACTCGTTCAACAACTCGGAGTTCATGTACGGCGCGCTCTCCGACCTGCAGATCGAAGACCAGGAAGTCACGATGACGTTCCGTGACGACCTCACGTGGAGTAACGGCGACGAGTGGACCACAGAGGACCTGGAGGTCCAGCTCCAGCTGGCCCAGAAGACCGGCAGTTCGCTGTTCGGCTACGTCGACGACTTCGAGATGGTCGACGACAAGACGGGGAAACTGATCCTGTCGGGACCGACGAACCCCCAGATCATCAAGTTCGAGCTGACGAACTTCTTCGTCGACACGAAGGCAGAGACCCACGAACAGTGGCTGGACGCGCCCGAAGCAGACTTCCTGCAGTGGGCGTGGGAAGACCCTGTCGCGAGCGGAATGTTCCAGTTCGAGAACAAAGACCAGCAGGCCTTCGAGTTCTCGCGTAACCCCGAGTTCTACAAGTCCGACAACGTCAACTTCGAGAGCTATCTCCTCGAGAGCTACGGTGGGAACACCGCCCAGCACCAGGCACTCATCTCCGGCACTGAGGTGGACGCGTCGACGAGTCTGTTCACACCGCCGGAAATCGCAGACCGCTTCCCGGACCACGTCGTCGAGGTCAACATTCCGGCGAAGTGGGGCTACGGTATCGTCTTCAACCACAACGACCCGCACTTCGGCAAGCGGAACGTCCGACAGGCTGTCGCTCACGTCATCAACCGGCAGGCACTCGTCGACAACGCCGGGCCGCGGACGAAGTTCACCGCGCCGATTCCCTGTGGTATCGCGCCGCGCGACCAAGAGTACTGGCTCGGTGACTGGTACGACGACTTCGAAACCTACGGCGCGGACGAGACGCAGGCAGAGCAGGCGACGCAGCTGCTCGAAGAAGCCGGCTACACCAAGGTGGACGGCACCTGGCAGGACAGTGAAGGCGAAACCCTCGGTGGGGAGTACTTCTCGCCGTCGGGGTGGACCGACTGGACGACGATGACCCAGACGGTCGTCAGCCAGCTCAACGAGTTCGGCTTCGACTTCTCGGTCAGCACGAAGCCGACGAACGACTGGTTCGGCCAGTACTCCAACAGCAACTTCTCGATGGGGTCGCTGTACTGGCTGCCGGGCGGATCGCGTTCGTCGTTCCCGTACTTCCCGCTGTACTACCAGCTGTGGGCGACCGACATCGGTGGCGGCCACGGCTACCGCGAGAAGGCCGACTCCGAGCAGACCATCCCCAGCCGCGACGGTGGCGAGACGACGCTCAATCCGCTGGAGGTCACGCGTAACATCGCTCGACAGGCGAACGACGACGAGTCGCGGCCCTACGTCCAGCAGGCAGCGTGGCACAACCACATCGAACTGCCGTTCCTCGGGCTGGTCTCGAAGTTCGAGCAGTCCTGGGTGACCGACGACGAGTGGACGGTTGCCAGTGAAGACAGTCCCAACCGCCGTGTCAAGTGGCCCCCGTTCTGGTGGGTCCACGAGGGCGAGCTGCAGTACCAGGGATAA
- a CDS encoding DUF7405 family protein, whose protein sequence is MTSENSRGLSRRALVRSALAIGGTSALAACQEAERSPDAETPDPPEYPQGTDDRSELPDRQHAWDDYLVNSAHGTVTQSQHQLLLGLSYEGSVPPTDEERQQVEDAFRLLERAFQWGSGLDTSGSINNGLLFLVGYAPRYLEQVGIDLPELQTPEAILEELGEDPSLAADFDAMLLLDSDYASILLAAEEALFGEKEQLNGVAVDSRLSGVFEVVERRSGVLGKGRPAQEIGHEDIPEDAPLSMGFRAGFDNSLPPEDTATFSDGPFAGGTTLAVSRIRTSLDEWYGQSHEQRTKEMYCPAHDYDDVGDIGDRMGSHSGITEENVANMEELAAEHGIVGHAQKVASARDENFQTQILRRSEGVATDDVEGSTFNFSSVQTDTQKFVDVRKAMNIDQYDLDTDVPDDKHGIVDYLGTLSRSTYLVPPRADRALPSQR, encoded by the coding sequence ATGACGTCTGAGAACTCGCGAGGACTCTCGCGCAGGGCGCTGGTCAGGTCGGCACTCGCCATCGGTGGTACGAGTGCCCTCGCCGCCTGCCAGGAGGCCGAACGGTCGCCGGACGCCGAGACGCCCGACCCACCGGAGTATCCACAGGGGACCGACGACCGCTCGGAACTCCCCGACCGTCAACACGCCTGGGACGACTATCTCGTCAACAGTGCGCACGGGACGGTGACCCAGAGCCAACACCAGTTGCTGCTCGGGCTGTCCTACGAGGGGTCGGTGCCGCCGACCGACGAGGAACGACAGCAGGTCGAAGACGCGTTCCGGCTGCTCGAACGCGCCTTCCAGTGGGGGAGCGGTCTCGACACGAGCGGAAGCATCAACAACGGGCTCCTGTTTCTCGTCGGCTACGCGCCGCGGTATCTCGAACAGGTCGGCATCGACCTGCCCGAACTCCAAACGCCCGAGGCGATTCTGGAGGAACTCGGCGAGGACCCCTCGCTGGCCGCCGACTTCGACGCGATGCTGTTGCTCGACAGCGACTACGCGTCCATCCTGCTCGCCGCCGAGGAGGCGTTGTTCGGCGAGAAAGAACAGCTCAACGGCGTCGCGGTCGACAGTCGGCTGTCGGGCGTCTTCGAGGTCGTCGAGCGTCGGTCGGGTGTCCTCGGCAAGGGACGACCTGCTCAGGAGATCGGCCACGAGGACATCCCGGAGGATGCCCCGCTGTCGATGGGCTTCCGTGCGGGCTTCGACAACAGTCTCCCGCCGGAGGACACCGCGACGTTCTCCGACGGTCCCTTTGCGGGCGGGACGACGCTCGCCGTCTCGCGCATCCGGACGTCGCTGGACGAGTGGTACGGTCAGTCCCACGAACAGCGGACGAAGGAGATGTACTGTCCGGCTCACGACTACGACGACGTGGGCGACATCGGCGACCGGATGGGTAGCCACAGCGGCATCACGGAGGAGAACGTCGCAAACATGGAGGAACTGGCGGCCGAACACGGCATCGTCGGCCACGCCCAGAAGGTCGCGAGTGCGCGCGACGAGAACTTCCAGACACAGATCCTCCGTCGCTCCGAGGGCGTCGCCACCGACGACGTCGAGGGGTCGACGTTCAACTTCTCGTCGGTCCAGACGGACACCCAGAAGTTCGTCGACGTCCGGAAGGCGATGAACATCGACCAGTACGACCTCGACACCGACGTTCCGGACGACAAGCACGGCATCGTCGACTATCTCGGGACACTCTCGCGGAGCACATATCTCGTCCCGCCGCGCGCGGACCGCGCGCTCCCGAGCCAGCGATGA
- a CDS encoding polysaccharide deacetylase family protein, with product MTTAYLTVDDAPSDSLPAKVAALDARDVPALFFCEGRRLTEYPDHAREAVEAGYHLGNHAYSHEHASSLSPATFREEVAWTEALLDDVYENAGVDRPTRTFRFPYGDDGSDDGGDHAAALQDILAEFDFVSPDAGRVTYDWYAAEHADRLDWYWTIEVQDWTAESPADLRERVTSDAVGSRLDSDSADIVLFHDAGNSPAEFEAFVDAMLDRGVEFGAPLDLVE from the coding sequence ATGACGACAGCTTATCTCACCGTCGACGACGCACCGTCCGACAGCCTGCCCGCCAAAGTCGCCGCCCTCGACGCGCGGGACGTCCCCGCGCTGTTCTTCTGCGAAGGGCGACGGCTCACGGAGTATCCGGACCACGCCCGCGAGGCGGTCGAGGCCGGCTACCACCTTGGTAACCACGCCTACTCCCACGAGCACGCCTCGTCGCTCTCCCCGGCGACGTTCCGCGAGGAAGTGGCGTGGACCGAGGCACTCCTCGACGACGTCTACGAGAACGCCGGTGTCGACCGCCCGACCCGAACATTCCGGTTTCCCTACGGTGACGACGGCAGCGATGACGGTGGAGACCACGCCGCGGCCCTGCAAGACATCCTCGCGGAGTTCGACTTCGTGTCGCCGGACGCGGGGCGAGTCACGTACGACTGGTACGCGGCGGAACACGCCGACAGGCTCGACTGGTACTGGACCATCGAGGTCCAAGACTGGACGGCCGAGTCGCCTGCGGATCTCCGTGAGCGTGTCACCTCCGACGCGGTCGGTTCCCGTCTCGACAGCGACTCCGCCGACATCGTCCTCTTTCACGACGCCGGAAACTCCCCCGCGGAGTTCGAAGCTTTCGTCGACGCGATGCTCGACCGCGGCGTGGAGTTCGGCGCGCCGCTCGATCTCGTCGAGTGA